In Mucilaginibacter celer, one DNA window encodes the following:
- a CDS encoding DUF1800 domain-containing protein yields the protein MKKAVKYWCGVGLLLCVFTVFTAFLPGYPNPGALKFPYKQAGLTPQQAAAHLLSRFTYGATPGQVDEVVKQGPEKWFSQQLDAQIPDDSLNQLLDKYEALKLSNTEIAAQYPKNAQVLRMAVKDGVVNRDSVKTDRKAYREQLQNYMQQNGLKPEQDLLRQFINQKILRAAYSNNQLQEVMTSFWFNHFNVSVVKNDCAQFIPDYERDVIRPNALGKFNDLLLATAKSPAMLYYLDNFNSAGNNTDKPQVQKRRQLLQQMQSDTGRMANMPKLKAKKAQGLNENYAREVMELHTLGVDGGYTQQDVTQAAKVLTGWTVYPMGNYGQAGQKLMERIGDDNLQSRGFVHEGDFLFNPNRHDTGEKTVLGHQFAADGGYEEGVTLLNMLAHQQATAKFISKKIAVRFVNDTPPQTLIDKMARTFMDKDGDIKQVLITMVNSPEFWSAAAVREKTKSPFELAIGSVRALHADVNQPYQLFNWINKMGEKMYYYQAPTGFPDRGQYWINTGALLNRMNFGLALASGRIPGVKIDLAALNNHHEPESAQAALNTYSKLIMPGRPLDETIKRLTPMLNDPKLMEKVDEASAKTPAATMAPATGNDEMMDRQAGLKGKRKNNFTAMQTTAGNNSMLAQVVGVIIGSPEYQRR from the coding sequence ATGAAAAAGGCTGTTAAATACTGGTGTGGTGTTGGATTGTTGTTGTGTGTGTTTACCGTGTTTACTGCCTTTTTGCCGGGCTATCCCAATCCGGGAGCGCTGAAATTCCCCTACAAACAAGCCGGTTTAACCCCGCAACAGGCAGCGGCCCATTTGCTTAGCCGATTTACCTACGGTGCCACGCCCGGCCAGGTGGACGAGGTTGTAAAACAAGGCCCCGAAAAATGGTTTTCCCAACAACTGGACGCGCAAATACCCGATGATTCCCTCAATCAGCTATTGGATAAATACGAAGCACTTAAACTAAGCAATACCGAAATTGCAGCCCAATACCCTAAAAACGCGCAGGTGTTACGCATGGCTGTAAAAGATGGTGTGGTAAACCGCGATTCGGTAAAAACAGATAGGAAGGCTTACCGCGAGCAATTGCAAAATTACATGCAACAAAACGGCCTCAAGCCTGAGCAGGACCTGCTGCGCCAGTTCATCAACCAAAAAATATTAAGAGCAGCTTACAGCAATAATCAGTTACAGGAGGTGATGACCAGCTTTTGGTTCAACCATTTTAATGTATCGGTAGTTAAAAATGATTGCGCCCAGTTTATCCCCGATTACGAGCGCGATGTGATCAGGCCGAACGCTTTGGGTAAGTTTAATGACTTGTTATTGGCCACGGCCAAATCTCCCGCCATGTTGTATTACCTGGATAATTTTAACAGTGCGGGTAATAATACGGATAAACCGCAAGTACAAAAACGCAGGCAGTTACTGCAGCAAATGCAAAGCGATACCGGGCGCATGGCCAATATGCCCAAACTGAAAGCTAAAAAAGCGCAGGGCCTTAATGAAAACTATGCCCGCGAAGTAATGGAGTTGCACACCCTTGGCGTTGACGGCGGTTATACCCAGCAGGATGTAACCCAGGCTGCCAAAGTACTTACCGGCTGGACGGTTTACCCCATGGGCAACTATGGCCAGGCAGGCCAAAAGCTGATGGAACGTATTGGTGACGATAACCTGCAAAGCCGTGGCTTTGTACACGAAGGCGACTTTCTGTTTAACCCTAACCGGCATGATACCGGCGAGAAAACAGTTTTAGGCCATCAGTTTGCTGCAGACGGTGGATATGAGGAGGGTGTAACTTTATTAAACATGCTTGCGCATCAGCAGGCTACTGCAAAATTTATCTCTAAAAAAATAGCGGTACGTTTTGTGAACGATACTCCGCCGCAAACGCTTATTGATAAAATGGCCCGCACTTTTATGGATAAGGACGGCGATATAAAACAGGTGCTGATCACGATGGTGAACTCGCCCGAGTTTTGGAGTGCTGCCGCTGTGCGCGAGAAAACTAAATCGCCCTTCGAGCTGGCTATCGGTTCTGTGCGGGCGCTGCATGCCGATGTTAACCAGCCTTACCAGTTGTTTAACTGGATTAATAAAATGGGCGAAAAAATGTACTACTACCAGGCCCCGACCGGTTTCCCCGATCGTGGCCAATACTGGATCAATACGGGCGCGCTGCTTAACCGCATGAACTTTGGCCTGGCCCTGGCCTCGGGAAGGATTCCCGGTGTAAAGATTGATCTTGCCGCACTCAATAACCATCACGAACCAGAAAGCGCGCAGGCCGCGCTTAATACATACAGCAAACTGATTATGCCCGGGCGACCGCTTGATGAAACCATCAAACGCCTTACCCCAATGCTTAACGACCCTAAACTGATGGAAAAAGTTGACGAAGCCAGCGCCAAAACTCCTGCTGCAACCATGGCACCGGCAACCGGAAACGACGAAATGATGGACAGGCAAGCAGGCTTAAAAGGCAAACGGAAAAATAATTTTACAGCAATGCAAACCACCGCGGGCAATAACTCCATGCTGGCGCAGGTGGTGGGTGTTATTATTGGTTCGCCCGAATATCAGCGGCGTTAA
- a CDS encoding DUF1501 domain-containing protein, producing the protein MVSRRGFLKSGGLALLGVGLMGGIPGFLAEAAASEKIISPYKKKKTLVCIFQRGAMDGLMAVTPFTDEYLKTARPNLFMSAAKSGGGNPLIDLDGRFGLHPAMKAFEPMFREKRLGIVHGIGSPNNTRSHFDAQDYMESGTPFNKGTASGWLNRAVGLLGHDALTPFTAVSLTSAMPRSFYGDNPSVSISNLQDFAIQMRGNPTGANMAAKSFEDLYDQTASGLLKQTGKESFEAVKMLQKTDIKNYSPANGAVYPNSALGNSLKQIAQLIKMDVGLEVAFAESNGWDTHFNQGTENGVFARNVADLSNSIMALWTDLGTYQDDVTVMTMTEFGRTVHQNGTGGTDHGRASCNFILGNDVGGGLVYGNVKPLAIENLEDGRDMAVTTDFRSVFSSVADRHLGINNDHVLFPDWKGERVNVMRG; encoded by the coding sequence ATGGTATCAAGAAGAGGATTTTTGAAATCGGGCGGATTGGCCCTGTTGGGTGTAGGATTAATGGGCGGCATCCCCGGCTTTTTAGCCGAGGCTGCTGCAAGCGAAAAAATTATATCGCCCTATAAAAAGAAAAAAACGCTGGTATGCATTTTTCAGCGTGGTGCTATGGACGGCCTGATGGCTGTTACGCCTTTTACCGATGAATATTTAAAAACCGCAAGGCCTAACCTGTTTATGTCGGCGGCTAAAAGCGGCGGTGGTAATCCGCTTATTGACTTGGACGGCCGCTTTGGTTTGCACCCGGCCATGAAAGCTTTCGAACCGATGTTCCGCGAAAAACGGCTGGGCATTGTGCACGGCATAGGCTCGCCAAACAACACCCGCTCGCATTTTGATGCGCAGGATTATATGGAATCGGGCACGCCATTTAACAAAGGTACCGCAAGCGGTTGGTTGAACCGGGCAGTTGGCTTGCTGGGGCATGATGCGCTTACGCCATTTACGGCGGTGAGCCTTACATCGGCCATGCCGAGGTCTTTTTATGGCGATAACCCCTCGGTATCTATCAGCAACCTGCAGGATTTTGCCATCCAAATGCGCGGTAATCCTACAGGAGCCAATATGGCGGCCAAAAGTTTTGAAGATCTGTACGATCAAACTGCATCTGGCCTGCTGAAACAAACCGGAAAGGAAAGTTTTGAAGCTGTAAAAATGCTTCAGAAAACAGATATCAAAAATTACAGCCCGGCTAACGGCGCCGTTTACCCCAACTCGGCGCTGGGTAATTCATTAAAGCAAATTGCCCAACTCATTAAGATGGATGTAGGCCTGGAAGTAGCCTTCGCCGAATCTAACGGCTGGGATACCCACTTTAACCAGGGCACCGAAAACGGCGTTTTCGCCCGCAATGTAGCCGACCTCAGCAACAGCATTATGGCCCTCTGGACCGACCTCGGCACCTACCAGGACGATGTTACCGTAATGACCATGACCGAATTTGGCCGTACCGTACACCAAAACGGCACCGGCGGCACCGACCATGGCCGGGCATCGTGCAATTTTATTTTAGGCAATGATGTTGGCGGCGGTTTAGTTTACGGCAATGTAAAACCCCTCGCCATCGAAAACCTTGAGGATGGCCGCGACATGGCTGTTACTACTGATTTCAGGAGTGTATTCAGCTCGGTGGCGGATAGGCACCTTGGTATTAATAATGATCATGTATTATTCCCGGATTGGAAAGGTGAGCGTGTTAATGTGATGAGGGGGTAA
- a CDS encoding addiction module toxin RelE codes for MTNTVLVSKAFQRDAKHLLKKFPTLKISINQLIADLIKNPYLGVAYGSDIYKIRLADSSKRTGKSGGFRILYFHLIKTEDGIQILLMTIFDKSEKSTIPKAEAIKRLKQILDEEQ; via the coding sequence ATGACTAATACCGTATTAGTTTCAAAAGCATTTCAGCGGGATGCCAAGCACTTACTTAAAAAGTTTCCTACTCTTAAAATTTCAATTAATCAGTTAATCGCTGATTTAATTAAGAACCCTTATTTGGGTGTTGCTTACGGATCTGATATTTATAAAATACGTTTGGCTGATTCCAGCAAGAGAACAGGCAAAAGCGGAGGTTTCAGAATCCTGTATTTCCATCTGATAAAAACAGAAGACGGAATTCAGATATTACTGATGACGATTTTTGACAAGTCGGAAAAATCAACCATACCTAAAGCGGAAGCCATTAAAAGATTAAAGCAGATACTTGACGAAGAGCAATAA
- a CDS encoding RICIN domain-containing protein has product MKKLICLLCFLVSYFVTSAQQIKGTYAIKNQQTGMLLRVKDARPENGTPLVAYYPENWKCMTWDFQQVEGNTYKLKNLFTGKTFQPLAEANIGVALEEEPLNADNVNQQYEFEPIDKDSFMIKLKGTDLYLTPSDKKGRVNSKIILAKKTNTKDQYWDIYQQSPTM; this is encoded by the coding sequence ATGAAAAAACTGATCTGCCTGCTATGCTTCCTTGTGTCTTATTTCGTAACATCGGCACAACAAATAAAAGGCACCTACGCTATAAAAAACCAGCAAACGGGTATGCTGTTACGGGTTAAGGATGCCCGCCCAGAAAACGGCACCCCGCTGGTAGCCTACTATCCCGAAAACTGGAAATGCATGACCTGGGATTTTCAACAGGTTGAAGGCAATACCTATAAGCTTAAAAACCTGTTCACAGGCAAAACATTTCAACCTTTGGCCGAAGCTAATATTGGTGTAGCTTTAGAAGAAGAGCCTCTTAATGCCGATAATGTGAATCAGCAATATGAATTTGAGCCAATAGATAAAGACAGTTTCATGATTAAGCTGAAAGGCACCGATCTGTACCTTACCCCATCCGATAAAAAAGGCAGAGTGAACTCAAAGATCATCCTTGCTAAAAAAACCAATACTAAAGATCAGTACTGGGATATCTATCAGCAATCACCTACCATGTAA
- a CDS encoding PQQ-dependent sugar dehydrogenase, with product MKLKPVYVVVMLFGMGMISAFISNKQIKATDTPVGFKTDTLVTNVIVPWQITFLPDGTMLFTERAGRVRIYRNNKLLPKPALTVSDITLDKKTGLLGMCLHPAFAQNKWIYIAGNYTDNNRIRVRVARYEFRNDSLVNPLTIIKDIPGNQNHTGCRLLFGPDKKLYITTGDADQPILAQDLKALNGKILRVNDDGTIPADNPFARNDTARKEIWTYGHRNPQGLAFEPGTGVLFDTEHGPTGGDEVNIIKPGQNYGWPVIHHQDTREGMITPLLEYTPSIGPSEAVFYKGSAFPELKGNLLVACLRGESILRITLNNDKPVSQEVLLKKQYGRIRSLVVGPDGYLYISTSHYDPPEGKGEPPYDMILRLRPSNETVKQRVQSIAINKKSAAKKQTPAVMFQQLCASCHGDHLQGTEKTKSLLGRNFSHGVSKAAIINNINNGIIAKGMPSWRGAISEKDIVKIADYVWTVSKKKP from the coding sequence ATGAAGTTAAAACCGGTTTATGTTGTGGTAATGTTGTTTGGTATGGGGATGATAAGCGCCTTTATCAGCAATAAACAAATAAAAGCTACCGACACCCCGGTTGGTTTTAAAACAGATACCCTGGTAACCAATGTTATTGTGCCCTGGCAAATCACTTTTTTGCCCGATGGCACCATGCTGTTTACTGAGCGTGCAGGCAGGGTGCGGATTTACCGGAACAACAAGCTTTTACCCAAACCTGCACTTACAGTTAGCGATATCACCCTCGATAAAAAAACCGGTTTGCTGGGTATGTGTCTGCATCCGGCTTTCGCGCAAAACAAGTGGATTTATATTGCCGGTAACTATACCGATAATAACCGCATCAGGGTACGCGTGGCCCGCTACGAATTCAGGAATGATTCACTGGTCAATCCGCTCACCATCATTAAAGATATTCCCGGCAATCAGAACCATACCGGCTGCAGGCTGCTGTTCGGGCCGGATAAAAAGCTGTACATCACAACCGGCGATGCCGATCAGCCCATCCTTGCTCAGGACCTGAAAGCGCTTAATGGCAAAATTTTAAGGGTTAATGACGACGGAACAATCCCCGCCGATAACCCCTTTGCCCGAAATGACACTGCCCGCAAAGAGATCTGGACTTACGGCCACCGTAACCCGCAGGGCCTGGCGTTTGAGCCCGGCACGGGCGTGTTGTTTGATACCGAACACGGCCCTACCGGCGGCGATGAAGTTAACATCATAAAACCGGGGCAAAACTATGGCTGGCCGGTAATTCATCACCAGGATACCCGCGAAGGTATGATCACTCCCCTGCTGGAATATACGCCATCCATCGGCCCCTCGGAGGCTGTGTTTTACAAGGGCAGTGCTTTCCCCGAATTAAAGGGGAATTTGCTGGTAGCCTGTTTGCGGGGAGAATCCATCCTGCGGATAACGTTGAATAATGATAAACCTGTAAGCCAGGAAGTATTGCTTAAAAAACAATACGGCCGCATCCGCTCGCTGGTGGTTGGGCCCGATGGTTACCTGTATATCTCCACCTCGCATTATGATCCGCCCGAAGGCAAAGGCGAACCGCCTTATGATATGATCCTGAGGCTAAGGCCATCTAATGAAACCGTAAAGCAACGTGTGCAAAGTATCGCTATCAATAAAAAAAGCGCTGCCAAAAAGCAAACGCCGGCTGTTATGTTTCAGCAATTATGTGCCTCATGCCATGGCGATCATTTACAAGGTACCGAAAAAACTAAAAGTTTGCTTGGTCGTAATTTTAGCCACGGCGTCAGCAAAGCGGCAATCATTAACAATATTAACAATGGCATCATTGCCAAAGGCATGCCCTCATGGCGCGGTGCTATCAGCGAAAAGGATATCGTTAAAATTGCCGACTATGTGTGGACAGTATCTAAAAAGAAACCATAA
- a CDS encoding M16 family metallopeptidase, translating into MNLNKYVPLALLALTLSAGSAFAQVKKKPVPSPKNKPGTIGIAPKSDVLPVDQNVIIGKLPNGLTYYIRANAEPAKRAELYLVNKAGSVLENDDQQGLAHFTEHMAFNGTRDFPKNQMVDYLQKSGVKFGADLNAYTSFNETVYQLPLPTDTVAVFEKGFNILANWAGYVSFDPAEIDKERGVVLEEERLRGKNAQERMQQQTLPTLLNNSRYALRLPIGKEDILKNFKPETIKAFYQDWYRPDLQAVIAVGDFDPKRVEALIKQNFSPLKNPAAEKPRTKYTVPATPGTAVKIVTDPEYPYTIAQIVVRHPGTVTKTTGDYMQQVRVQLFNQMLNARLNELLQKPNPPFLYGRTSYGNFIGDQDAYTSLVVAKPGELEKAVKAVVAESERARKFGFTLTELERAKQDALVGIGNAYREKDKTPSVRFVREYQANFLTGEAIPGIDFEYNFYIGNIYKVSLADMNAMAGKFISDQNRAVILQAPDKDKASLPDEKTLLNWITTGGQNVTAYVDNVSSDPLLDKIPEGSKTMKQDTDENLGTTTLTLANGVKAILKPTEYRNDQILISGYAFGGTSLASDDEFTSANLAAPIIAGSGIAQFNQGMLDKKLAGKDLNVSPYIGESVQGISANASPADFETAMQLIYLYFTQPRKDQDIWDANMEQTRAVLANRGLDPGSVYQDTVSAVLNNYNFRAMVTTLPRLNAATLDKAYSFYKKRFGDASGFTFTFVGNFTVDAIKPYIEHYLGGLPSTNSKETYKNLNIQPPPGIITKTVNKGVGEKSTVQMVFSGDFDYAEANNIQIDALEEVLNIKLIERLREQESGVYAPGVRASYHKIPSSRYTFTISFGCAPENVDKLVAATMDEIGKIKLNGALPADIQKFVAEEARGTQQQLKQNAFWAGYLASSAQNGENPDQILSHVSNLEQITPQSTKDAANKYLSGKNLIKLILMPEKK; encoded by the coding sequence ATGAACCTGAACAAGTACGTTCCGTTAGCCTTGCTGGCTTTAACCCTTTCGGCCGGAAGCGCTTTCGCGCAAGTAAAAAAGAAACCCGTTCCATCTCCTAAAAATAAACCGGGCACGATTGGTATTGCGCCTAAAAGTGATGTTTTACCGGTAGATCAAAATGTAATTATCGGCAAGCTGCCCAACGGTTTAACTTATTATATCCGTGCCAACGCCGAGCCCGCAAAACGCGCCGAGCTTTACCTGGTTAACAAAGCCGGTTCGGTTTTAGAGAACGACGACCAGCAGGGTCTGGCTCACTTTACCGAGCACATGGCCTTTAACGGTACCCGCGATTTTCCTAAAAACCAAATGGTTGATTACCTGCAAAAATCAGGCGTAAAATTTGGAGCCGACTTAAATGCCTATACTTCATTTAACGAAACCGTATACCAGCTGCCCTTACCAACTGATACCGTTGCCGTATTTGAAAAAGGTTTCAATATCCTGGCCAACTGGGCCGGTTATGTAAGCTTTGACCCCGCCGAAATTGATAAGGAACGTGGTGTGGTATTGGAAGAAGAACGCCTGCGCGGCAAAAACGCCCAGGAGCGGATGCAGCAGCAAACGCTGCCTACGCTGCTTAATAACTCAAGATATGCACTTCGTTTGCCTATAGGTAAAGAAGATATCCTGAAAAATTTTAAACCTGAAACCATCAAAGCCTTTTACCAGGATTGGTACCGCCCGGATTTGCAGGCTGTAATTGCCGTTGGCGATTTTGATCCGAAACGTGTTGAGGCACTCATCAAACAAAATTTTTCTCCGCTTAAAAACCCCGCTGCAGAAAAGCCGCGTACCAAATACACGGTACCCGCTACGCCGGGAACTGCGGTAAAAATTGTTACCGATCCCGAATATCCATACACCATAGCCCAGATTGTGGTACGCCACCCGGGCACGGTAACCAAAACCACCGGCGATTATATGCAGCAGGTGCGCGTGCAATTGTTTAACCAGATGCTTAACGCCCGCTTAAATGAATTGCTGCAAAAACCTAATCCGCCGTTTTTATATGGCCGCACCAGCTACGGCAATTTTATTGGCGATCAGGATGCTTACACCTCATTGGTAGTGGCCAAACCCGGCGAACTTGAAAAAGCGGTTAAAGCCGTAGTGGCCGAATCAGAACGTGCACGCAAATTTGGCTTTACCCTAACCGAACTGGAACGTGCCAAGCAGGACGCTTTGGTGGGCATAGGCAATGCCTACCGCGAAAAGGACAAAACCCCATCGGTGCGTTTTGTGCGCGAATACCAGGCTAACTTTTTAACAGGCGAAGCTATTCCGGGTATCGATTTTGAATACAATTTTTACATCGGTAATATTTATAAAGTAAGCCTGGCTGATATGAATGCCATGGCCGGCAAATTTATAAGCGACCAAAACCGGGCAGTGATATTACAGGCCCCCGATAAAGATAAAGCTTCTTTACCTGATGAAAAAACCTTACTGAACTGGATAACTACCGGCGGCCAGAATGTTACCGCTTATGTTGATAATGTTTCGTCAGACCCGCTGTTGGACAAAATTCCCGAAGGCAGCAAAACCATGAAACAGGATACCGACGAAAATTTAGGTACAACCACACTTACCCTGGCCAACGGCGTTAAAGCTATTTTAAAGCCAACCGAATACCGTAACGACCAGATCCTGATAAGTGGCTATGCTTTCGGCGGTACATCGCTGGCCAGTGATGATGAATTTACTTCGGCCAATCTTGCCGCGCCTATCATTGCGGGTAGCGGCATTGCCCAGTTTAACCAGGGCATGCTTGATAAAAAGCTGGCAGGTAAAGACCTGAATGTTTCGCCATACATTGGCGAATCGGTGCAGGGAATTTCGGCCAACGCTTCGCCTGCCGATTTTGAGACAGCGATGCAGCTCATCTATCTTTATTTTACCCAGCCCCGTAAAGATCAGGACATTTGGGATGCCAATATGGAGCAAACCCGTGCCGTGCTTGCCAACCGCGGGCTTGATCCGGGCAGTGTTTACCAGGATACGGTATCGGCGGTGTTAAATAATTACAACTTCAGGGCAATGGTTACCACCCTGCCAAGGCTGAATGCCGCAACACTTGATAAGGCCTACAGTTTTTATAAAAAACGCTTTGGCGATGCCAGCGGCTTTACCTTTACTTTTGTGGGTAATTTTACGGTTGATGCCATTAAACCCTACATCGAGCATTATTTAGGCGGCCTGCCATCAACCAACAGCAAGGAAACCTATAAAAATCTCAACATCCAGCCGCCTCCGGGCATCATCACCAAAACGGTAAACAAAGGCGTTGGCGAAAAAAGCACCGTGCAAATGGTGTTTAGCGGCGATTTTGATTATGCCGAAGCGAATAACATCCAGATTGATGCCCTGGAAGAAGTACTAAATATTAAACTGATTGAACGCCTGCGCGAACAGGAAAGCGGTGTGTACGCGCCGGGTGTAAGGGCAAGCTATCATAAAATTCCGAGCTCGCGCTACACTTTCACCATCTCTTTTGGTTGCGCTCCTGAAAATGTGGATAAGTTGGTTGCCGCTACCATGGACGAGATTGGCAAGATTAAACTGAACGGCGCCCTCCCGGCCGATATCCAGAAATTTGTAGCCGAAGAAGCCCGCGGAACCCAGCAGCAATTAAAACAAAATGCTTTTTGGGCCGGCTACCTTGCCTCATCTGCTCAGAACGGTGAAAACCCCGACCAGATTTTGAGCCACGTAAGCAACCTGGAACAAATAACTCCGCAAAGCACTAAAGATGCTGCCAACAAATACCTGAGCGGTAAAAATTTAATTAAGCTGATTTTAATGCCCGAAAAGAAATAG
- a CDS encoding DUF2059 domain-containing protein → MNLKLKLIALAGIILLSFSTLKAQTNNQTFTASHLKAAEEFLIASRTQDQFDVMMDNVIKQMAEKIDDNQRAAYIKVMKAFNRKYLSWKVLKEKLTSIYAAGFTEAELNQLNSFYNSPIGKKFVAVNAELLQRVNTLTLDITAEHNTELEQNLALAYKHTDPPAVMEFITPSIPLPAPKTPEEH, encoded by the coding sequence ATGAACTTAAAACTTAAACTTATCGCACTGGCAGGCATAATCCTGCTTTCTTTTTCAACCTTAAAGGCGCAAACAAACAATCAAACTTTCACCGCGTCGCACCTAAAAGCTGCAGAAGAGTTTCTTATTGCCTCCCGCACCCAAGATCAATTTGATGTTATGATGGATAATGTGATTAAACAGATGGCAGAAAAAATTGATGATAACCAGCGTGCGGCTTATATAAAAGTGATGAAAGCCTTTAATAGAAAATATTTAAGCTGGAAAGTACTTAAAGAAAAGTTAACCTCTATTTATGCCGCCGGGTTCACCGAAGCAGAGCTTAATCAACTTAATTCTTTTTATAATTCTCCCATCGGAAAAAAATTCGTTGCAGTAAACGCGGAATTATTACAGCGTGTGAACACTTTAACGCTGGATATTACAGCCGAACATAACACCGAACTGGAACAAAACCTGGCTTTGGCTTACAAGCATACCGACCCGCCTGCTGTTATGGAATTCATTACGCCTTCTATACCTCTGCCAGCGCCAAAAACGCCTGAAGAACATTAA
- a CDS encoding acyltransferase family protein translates to MTETTTTDKPKRLLSLDVFRGATIAMMILVNDPGDWGHIYAPLEHSKWNGCTPTDLVFPFFLFMVGVSVIYSMESKKDTLPHGKLILKALKRMVILLIIPWVTQLIFHPDGGLAHLRLPGVLPRIALVYFIATVLYLKTSQKTRDWILAGALIGYFIIMTCIPVPGAGYANLEPETNMGAWIDRLIFTPDHLWRESHTWDPEGLLGTIPAVATALFGIRVGTWLKRKDRDDQLKTVWLFTYGIRAVIVGLIWDLFFPINKALWTSSFVLYTGGLATIGLALTYWLIDVQGNKRFTYPFVVFGTNAIAAYVLSGFIPHYMGMIKIGGHSIYQTFFAPYFSPVNASLVSAIFTVAILWLVMWVFYTRKIFIKI, encoded by the coding sequence ATGACCGAAACAACAACCACCGATAAACCCAAACGCCTCCTCTCCCTCGATGTATTTCGCGGGGCCACCATCGCTATGATGATCCTTGTAAATGATCCGGGCGATTGGGGGCATATCTACGCACCGCTCGAGCACTCCAAATGGAACGGCTGTACTCCTACCGACCTCGTTTTCCCGTTTTTCCTGTTCATGGTAGGCGTATCGGTTATTTATTCGATGGAGAGCAAAAAAGATACTCTTCCGCATGGCAAGCTGATATTGAAGGCGCTGAAGCGTATGGTGATCCTACTGATCATCCCATGGGTAACCCAACTTATTTTTCATCCCGACGGAGGATTAGCACATCTGCGGCTGCCGGGTGTATTGCCGCGGATAGCATTGGTATATTTTATTGCAACTGTGCTCTACCTCAAAACATCCCAAAAAACGCGCGATTGGATTTTGGCCGGCGCACTGATCGGTTATTTTATTATCATGACCTGCATCCCCGTACCGGGCGCTGGCTATGCCAACCTCGAACCCGAAACCAATATGGGTGCCTGGATAGACCGGCTGATATTTACCCCCGATCATCTCTGGCGCGAATCGCACACCTGGGACCCCGAAGGTTTGTTAGGCACCATCCCCGCAGTAGCAACAGCTTTGTTCGGAATAAGAGTAGGTACCTGGCTAAAACGTAAAGACCGTGACGACCAGCTGAAAACCGTTTGGTTGTTTACTTACGGTATCAGGGCGGTTATTGTGGGCTTGATATGGGATCTTTTCTTCCCCATTAACAAAGCCTTATGGACAAGCTCGTTTGTACTTTATACCGGCGGCCTGGCAACCATAGGGCTGGCGTTAACCTATTGGCTTATCGATGTGCAGGGAAATAAACGGTTCACCTATCCTTTTGTAGTATTTGGTACCAATGCCATAGCTGCTTACGTATTATCGGGTTTTATTCCGCATTATATGGGGATGATTAAAATTGGCGGGCATTCTATTTATCAAACGTTTTTTGCGCCCTATTTTTCGCCGGTAAATGCATCGTTGGTAAGTGCTATATTTACGGTAGCCATTTTGTGGCTGGTGATGTGGGTGTTCTACACCAGAAAGATTTTTATCAAAATTTAA